TCTCATCAGTCATCTTAATCATCAGGTCAGCAAAAGACTCGTCTATATTCTTAACGCCTAAATGCTGAGCCGTTGTTATGACTTCCATCATCTGTTCACGGATAAGTTGTCGTGTTGATGGATTCTTAAGCAACAAGTCTGTCTGTGTATGGAGAGCAACGGTCATACCGTTAAAGGGCATATTCCATACAGCCTTCTTCCACCTGGCCTCTTCATATTCAATGAGTCCAGCCTTCACCCCTGCCGCATTGAAATTGTCAATAACAGTGAGGAGCAAACGCTCGTCCTTGCAAGAATAGTTACCCAGATTAATATGACCATAGCACTGATGATTGACAAGTCCCGGCTCGCTTTTAGCAGAACAGATAAAAGCAAGACCGGCAACTAACTGCACATCGGGAAACATCTTCTGGACATCTGCCTCTACACCAATACCATTCTGAATAAGAACGACAACCGTATTATCATGCAGTAATGGGGGCAGCAGCTCATATAGCATATTGTTGTTAACAGACTTCAGGCAAACAAAGACCACGTCACACTGAGGCATGTCATGAGTATTATTATAAACATTGGGACTATCCAAATGGAAAGAACCGTTGCAAGAATCTACCTGCAATCCATTTGCCTTTACATACTCATAATCACTATGCAAGAGGAAGTGAACATCACAACCATTGTTTGCCAATTTAGCACCATAATAGCCGCCAATAGCGCCTGTTCCTATAACACCGTATCGCATAAATTCCATATTAAGACAATGCAAAAATACACATTTTATTTCAATAGACGAAATAATGCAGCCATATAATATCTTATAGCACACAAAAAAGCAGGCGAAACAGATTAATCCGCTTCGCCTGCCTCTTATTGAGATACTTTCTCGAGGAAAGGATTATTCAGTCTTTGCAGCCTCTGCCTCAGCAGCAGGTGCCTCTTCAGCAGCAACCTCAGCTACAGGAGCCTCCTGAGTTGCCTCAGCTGACTTGTTTGACTTGCGTGAGCGACGTGTAGCCTTCTTAGCTGCAGGTGCCTTAGCCATTTCTGGGTCGAAGTCAACAAGCTCGATAAAGCAAATCTGAGCAGCGTCACCCTGACGGGTACCCAACTTGATGATACGTGTGTAGCCACCGGGACGGTCACCAACCTTCTGTGAAACCTCACCAAAGAGTTCCTTGATGGCTTCCTTGTTCTGAAGGTAGCTGAATACTACACGACGTGAGTTTGTGGTATCTTCCTTTGCCTTGGTAATCAGGGGCTCAACATACTTCTTCAGAGCCTTTGCCTTTGCTACGGTCGTAGTGATTCTTTTGTGCATGATCAGCGAGATGGCCATGTTGGCAAGCATGGAAGCGCGATGCGATGCAGTACGACCGAGGTGGTTGAATTTCTTATTGTGTCTCATTTTTTGTTTTTTCTTTTATTGGGCAATTACGTAGTCTCAACGATTACTCCTTGTCCAGTTTATACTTTGAAATGTCAGTTCCAAACGACAGATTCAGACTCTCGAGCAAATCATCAAGCTCAGTGAGCGATTTCTTACCAAAGTTACGGAACTTAAGGAGGTCGGTCTTATTATACTGTACGAGATCGCCAAGGGTCTCCACATCAGCAGCCTTCAGACAGTTCAGAGCACGAACAGAGAGGTTCATGTCAACGAGCTTAGTCTTGAGCAACTGACGCATGTGCAGTATCTCCTCGTCAAACTCCTGGTTACCCTCAACATCATTGTTCTCGAGAGTAATCTTCTCATCAGAGAAGAGCATGAAGTGATAGATAAGGATTTTTGCAGCCTCTTTCAGTGCATCCTTCGGGTGAATGGAACCGTCCGTTGTCACTTCGAGTACGAGCTTATCGTAGTCAGTCTTCTGCTCTACGCGATAGGGCTCTACAGCGAACTTGACATTACGGATTGGGGTGTAAATTGAGTCGATTGCTATCACATTAACATCGGTGCAGAAATCACGGTTCTCTTCTGAAGGAACATATCCGCGACCTTTGTTGATAGTGAGATCAATCTGCATGGTAGCCTTTGAGTCGAGATGACAAATCACCAAATCGGGATTTAACACTTCAAATCCGGTCAGATACTTGCCGATGTCACCGGCCTTGAACTCGGTGGAATTCTCAACGGTGATGCTGACTTTCTCGTTCTCGAATTCTTCTACTACTTGCTTGAACCTTACTTGCTTCAGGTTCAAGATAATGTTGGTCACATCTTCCTTTACACCAGGAACGGATGAGAACTCATGCTCCACACCGGCAATACGAATGGTATTGATAGCATAGCCCTCAAGCGATGAAAGGAGTATGCGGCGCAGGGCGTTACCGATGGTTACACCGAACCCTGGTTCCAATGGACGAAACTCGAACTTACCGAATTTGTCATTGGCTTCCAACATTACCACTTTATCGGGTTTTTGAAATGCTAATATCGCCATTAATTTAATGATTTTTAGTTCTTAGAGTACAACTCAACGATTAACTGCTCCTTAATATTCTCAGGTATGTCGGCACGCTCGGGCTTGTGCAGGAACTTACCAGCCTTCTGCTGCTCGTCCCACTCAATCCAAGGATACTTGCTGTGGTTGAAACCTGCAAGTGCTGCTTCGATAACCTCGAGAGACTTAGCCTTCTCACGAACGCCAACAACCATACCAGGTTTAACTGAGAATGAAGGAATGTTTACCACCTTGCCATCAACAACGATGTGACGGTGACCTACGAGCTGACGTGCAGCAGCACGTGTGGGGGCAAGACCAAGACGGAATACTACGTTGTCAAGACGGCTTTCCAGATTCTGAAGGAGCACCTCACCGGTGATACCCTCAGCCTTTGCTGCTTTCTCAAACAGGATACGGAACTGACGCTCAAGAACTCCGTAAGTGTACTTGGCTTTCTGCTTCTCTGCCAACATGACTGCATACTCCGACTGCTTGCGGCGACGGTTCTGGCCATGCTGTCCAGGAGGGAAGTTTCTCCTAGACAAAACTTTGTCCGGTCCGTAAATGGCTTCACCAAAACGGCGGGCAATTTTAGATTTCGGTCCAATATATTTTGCCATAATTCAAATAAAAAATTTCGTTATTACGTTTTTCGATGAATCGACATATCGTTATATCGACATATCGAACTCTTACTTTAATTATACACGACGACGCTTTGGAGGACGGC
This region of Prevotella sp. E13-27 genomic DNA includes:
- a CDS encoding 2-dehydropantoate 2-reductase; translated protein: MRYGVIGTGAIGGYYGAKLANNGCDVHFLLHSDYEYVKANGLQVDSCNGSFHLDSPNVYNNTHDMPQCDVVFVCLKSVNNNMLYELLPPLLHDNTVVVLIQNGIGVEADVQKMFPDVQLVAGLAFICSAKSEPGLVNHQCYGHINLGNYSCKDERLLLTVIDNFNAAGVKAGLIEYEEARWKKAVWNMPFNGMTVALHTQTDLLLKNPSTRQLIREQMMEVITTAQHLGVKNIDESFADLMIKMTDEMTPYSPSMRLDYDFHRSMEIYYLYTYPLQLARKMGHPMPKLEMLEAELCFLESQNVKI
- the rplQ gene encoding 50S ribosomal protein L17, producing the protein MRHNKKFNHLGRTASHRASMLANMAISLIMHKRITTTVAKAKALKKYVEPLITKAKEDTTNSRRVVFSYLQNKEAIKELFGEVSQKVGDRPGGYTRIIKLGTRQGDAAQICFIELVDFDPEMAKAPAAKKATRRSRKSNKSAEATQEAPVAEVAAEEAPAAEAEAAKTE
- a CDS encoding DNA-directed RNA polymerase subunit alpha, which translates into the protein MAILAFQKPDKVVMLEANDKFGKFEFRPLEPGFGVTIGNALRRILLSSLEGYAINTIRIAGVEHEFSSVPGVKEDVTNIILNLKQVRFKQVVEEFENEKVSITVENSTEFKAGDIGKYLTGFEVLNPDLVICHLDSKATMQIDLTINKGRGYVPSEENRDFCTDVNVIAIDSIYTPIRNVKFAVEPYRVEQKTDYDKLVLEVTTDGSIHPKDALKEAAKILIYHFMLFSDEKITLENNDVEGNQEFDEEILHMRQLLKTKLVDMNLSVRALNCLKAADVETLGDLVQYNKTDLLKFRNFGKKSLTELDDLLESLNLSFGTDISKYKLDKE
- the rpsD gene encoding 30S ribosomal protein S4 — its product is MAKYIGPKSKIARRFGEAIYGPDKVLSRRNFPPGQHGQNRRRKQSEYAVMLAEKQKAKYTYGVLERQFRILFEKAAKAEGITGEVLLQNLESRLDNVVFRLGLAPTRAAARQLVGHRHIVVDGKVVNIPSFSVKPGMVVGVREKAKSLEVIEAALAGFNHSKYPWIEWDEQQKAGKFLHKPERADIPENIKEQLIVELYSKN